The following coding sequences lie in one Streptococcus suis genomic window:
- a CDS encoding L-ascorbate 6-phosphate lactonase, producing the protein MAKVQDITRESWILSTFPEWGTWLNEEIEEEVVPEGNFAMWWLGNCGVWIKTPGGANVVMDLWSSRGKSTKKVKDMVWGHQMANMAGVRKLQPNLRVQPMVIDPFAINELDYYLVSHVHSDHMDISTAAAIINNPKLDHVKFVGPVESGDIWEKWGVPADRIIRIAPGDSFEFKDIKVHAVESFDRTCLVTLPIEGYEENGGKLAGLPVTDELMARKAVNYVFETPGGTIYHGADSHFSNYFAKHGRDFNIDVAINNYGDNPIGIQDKMTSIDLLRMAENLRAKVIIPVHYDIWSNFMASTDEILQLWKMRKERLQYDFHPFIWEVGGKYTYPLDKDRIEYHHPRGFDDCFLEDSNIQFKALL; encoded by the coding sequence ATGGCTAAAGTTCAAGATATTACAAGAGAATCCTGGATTCTTTCAACCTTCCCAGAATGGGGAACTTGGCTCAATGAAGAAATTGAAGAAGAAGTAGTGCCAGAAGGCAACTTTGCTATGTGGTGGTTAGGCAACTGTGGTGTCTGGATTAAGACGCCTGGCGGAGCTAACGTGGTTATGGACCTGTGGTCATCTCGTGGTAAGTCTACTAAAAAAGTGAAAGACATGGTTTGGGGACACCAAATGGCTAACATGGCCGGCGTCCGTAAATTGCAACCAAACTTGCGTGTGCAGCCAATGGTTATCGATCCATTTGCCATCAATGAATTGGACTACTACCTAGTATCGCACGTCCACAGTGACCACATGGACATCAGCACAGCCGCTGCCATCATCAACAATCCAAAGTTGGACCACGTCAAATTTGTCGGTCCAGTTGAAAGTGGCGATATCTGGGAAAAATGGGGTGTACCCGCTGACCGTATTATCCGTATCGCACCAGGCGATAGTTTTGAATTCAAAGACATCAAGGTCCACGCAGTAGAGTCCTTCGACCGTACTTGCTTGGTGACCTTGCCAATCGAAGGCTACGAAGAAAACGGTGGCAAACTAGCAGGACTTCCTGTGACAGATGAACTCATGGCTCGCAAGGCAGTCAACTATGTCTTTGAAACACCTGGCGGAACCATCTACCACGGTGCAGACTCCCACTTCTCAAACTACTTTGCAAAACACGGTCGTGACTTCAACATCGACGTTGCTATCAACAATTACGGTGACAACCCAATCGGTATCCAAGACAAGATGACATCAATCGACCTTCTTCGTATGGCAGAAAACTTGCGTGCTAAGGTAATCATCCCTGTTCACTACGACATCTGGTCTAACTTTATGGCCTCAACAGATGAAATCTTGCAGCTCTGGAAAATGCGTAAAGAACGCTTGCAATATGACTTCCATCCATTCATCTGGGAAGTTGGTGGCAAGTACACCTATCCACTTGACAAAGACCGCATTGAATACCATCACCCACGTGGCTTTGACGACTGTTTCTTGGAAGATTCGAACATTCAATTCAAGGCCTTGCTATAA
- a CDS encoding ascorbate 6-phosphate lactonase yields MLLDKSSCALLRHLIGIQEPETIMAISKELQQSRRKIYYHLEKINAAFPDNVEPIESLPRIGIRLSEEQKQACRQLLDSIDSYSYIMNMDERMQLMLLYICIAHERITLEKMMDLTEVSRNTVLNDLNEIRSRLSKEQYQMTLYVSKSQGYDLACHPLTKIQYIHSLLYSLFTEASKSFVSILEDKVSLFSGCQSLFSKDLAQFLSHQVYGIEKDLGKKINRSEIELMLKILPYMLLTYRNMSLEQEEKDAIVREFALVYERIEYGVAQKISQSLEEQFGLDLDEIEVSLIAVLLLSYRKDRDAHVTSQDFADLKKVVDAFIRHFELHSDFELEKKEELAHDLLAHCKAMLFRKTYGILSRNPLVDQIRYKYDTLFRLTKSSSHILEEAWQIQLTDEDIAYLTVHLGGALRRSSSRKLTSSTVFLICDEGVSVQKLLMKQCQHHLPEKTISAVFTTEQFKSVEDLLEVDFLISTNEVTDTDLPVIQVHPILDFDDVLRLIHFAKYRNLTDSQKGFAIELDKLLASYVENGQEALELKQRLQNLIANELLASLASSDLETDLY; encoded by the coding sequence GTGTTACTAGATAAAAGTAGTTGTGCCTTATTGCGGCATTTGATTGGTATCCAAGAGCCAGAAACCATTATGGCTATTTCCAAGGAATTGCAACAATCGCGTAGAAAAATCTACTACCACTTGGAAAAAATCAATGCTGCTTTTCCAGACAATGTTGAGCCAATCGAAAGTCTGCCTCGGATCGGAATCCGTTTGTCCGAAGAGCAAAAGCAAGCCTGTCGTCAACTCTTAGATTCCATTGATTCCTATAGCTATATTATGAATATGGATGAGCGGATGCAGTTGATGCTCCTTTATATCTGCATTGCACACGAACGAATTACCTTGGAAAAAATGATGGATTTGACAGAAGTCTCACGGAATACCGTTCTCAACGATCTAAATGAAATCCGTAGTCGATTGAGCAAGGAACAGTATCAGATGACCCTCTATGTTTCTAAGTCACAAGGTTACGATCTGGCCTGTCATCCCTTGACAAAAATCCAGTATATCCACTCTCTACTCTATAGTTTGTTCACAGAAGCGAGCAAGAGTTTTGTCAGCATTTTGGAAGACAAGGTTAGTCTTTTCAGTGGTTGCCAGTCCCTTTTTTCAAAAGATTTGGCCCAATTTTTGTCCCACCAGGTATATGGTATTGAAAAAGACCTTGGTAAGAAAATCAATCGATCTGAAATTGAACTGATGCTCAAGATTCTACCCTATATGTTGCTAACTTATCGCAATATGAGTTTGGAGCAAGAGGAGAAGGATGCGATTGTCCGTGAATTCGCCTTGGTCTATGAACGGATTGAGTACGGTGTTGCTCAAAAAATTAGCCAGTCCCTAGAAGAGCAGTTTGGTCTTGATTTAGACGAGATAGAGGTGTCGCTAATCGCCGTCTTGCTCTTATCTTATCGAAAGGATCGGGATGCCCATGTTACTAGCCAGGATTTTGCGGATTTGAAGAAGGTGGTCGATGCCTTTATCCGTCATTTTGAGTTGCATTCAGATTTTGAATTGGAGAAAAAAGAGGAGCTAGCCCATGATTTGCTGGCTCACTGCAAGGCCATGCTATTTCGAAAAACCTATGGGATCTTATCGCGCAATCCCTTGGTTGACCAGATTCGCTACAAGTATGATACCCTCTTTCGATTGACAAAATCTTCTAGCCATATCTTGGAAGAGGCCTGGCAAATCCAGTTGACAGATGAGGACATTGCCTATCTGACGGTGCATTTGGGTGGAGCCCTTCGTCGAAGCAGTAGTCGAAAGCTGACCAGTTCGACTGTCTTTCTTATCTGTGATGAGGGAGTTTCTGTGCAGAAATTGTTGATGAAACAATGCCAGCACCACCTACCTGAAAAAACCATCTCTGCCGTCTTTACAACAGAGCAATTTAAGAGTGTGGAAGACCTGTTGGAGGTGGACTTCTTGATTTCGACCAATGAAGTGACGGATACGGATTTACCTGTGATTCAGGTCCATCCGATTCTGGATTTTGATGATGTCTTGCGTTTGATTCATTTTGCCAAATACCGCAATCTGACAGACAGTCAAAAAGGTTTTGCCATAGAATTGGACAAACTCCTAGCGTCATATGTTGAAAATGGCCAGGAAGCCCTGGAATTGAAACAGCGTTTGCAAAATCTGATTGCCAATGAATTATTGGCAAGCTTAGCTAGTTCCGATCTGGAAACAGATTTGTATTAG
- a CDS encoding L-ribulose-5-phosphate 4-epimerase, producing MPKDLQEMRQRVYEANIALPAHGLVKFTWGNVSEVCRELGRIVIKPSGVDYEKLSPENMVVTDLDGNVVEGDLNPSSDLATHVALYKAWPNVHAVVHTHSTEAVGWAQAGRDIPFYGTTHADYFYGPVPCARSLTAEEVNSAYEKETGSVIIEEFERRGIDPVAVPGIVVRNHGPFTWGKDPAQAVYHSVVLEEVARMNRYTEQINPRVEPAPSYIMDKHYLRKHGPNAYYGQKGDEH from the coding sequence ATGCCAAAAGATTTACAGGAAATGCGCCAACGGGTCTATGAAGCCAATATCGCTCTACCTGCCCACGGTCTTGTCAAATTCACCTGGGGTAACGTATCAGAAGTCTGCCGTGAACTTGGTCGCATCGTTATCAAGCCTTCTGGTGTGGATTATGAAAAATTGTCACCAGAAAACATGGTGGTGACGGACTTGGATGGAAATGTGGTAGAAGGTGACCTCAATCCTTCTTCTGACTTGGCGACTCACGTTGCCCTCTACAAGGCTTGGCCAAACGTACATGCTGTCGTGCATACCCATTCGACAGAAGCAGTGGGTTGGGCTCAGGCTGGTCGTGACATTCCATTTTATGGTACGACCCATGCGGACTATTTCTACGGTCCAGTACCATGTGCCCGTTCTTTGACGGCCGAAGAAGTGAATTCTGCCTATGAAAAAGAAACAGGCTCAGTCATCATTGAGGAATTTGAGCGCCGTGGCATTGACCCAGTTGCTGTTCCGGGTATTGTTGTCCGAAACCATGGGCCATTCACCTGGGGCAAGGATCCTGCTCAGGCAGTTTACCACAGTGTTGTCCTAGAAGAAGTGGCTCGGATGAACCGCTACACAGAGCAAATCAATCCACGGGTGGAACCAGCACCAAGCTACATCATGGACAAGCACTATCTCCGTAAGCACGGTCCAAATGCCTATTACGGACAAAAAGGTGATGAACATTAA
- a CDS encoding xylulose 5-phosphate 3-epimerase — MARPIGIYEKATPKHFTWKERLEFAKELGFDFVEMSVDESDARLARLEWTKEERLDLVKAIYETGVRIPTICFSGHRRYPLGSNDPALEAKSLETMKQCIELAQDLGVRVIQLAGYDVYYEEKSPETRERFIKNLRKACDWAEQAQVMLAIEIMDDPFINSIEKYLAVEKEIDSPYLFVYPDTGNVSAWHNDIYSEFYLGHRSIAALHLKDTYAVTENSKGQFRDVPFGQGCVDWDNMFAVLKKTNYQGPFLIEMWSENCETVEETRAAIKEAQDFLYPLIEKAGLN; from the coding sequence ATGGCACGACCAATCGGAATATATGAAAAGGCAACGCCCAAGCATTTTACATGGAAGGAACGCTTGGAGTTTGCCAAAGAATTAGGTTTCGACTTTGTGGAGATGTCGGTGGATGAGAGCGATGCTCGTTTGGCTCGTTTGGAATGGACCAAGGAAGAGCGTTTAGACTTGGTCAAGGCTATCTATGAAACAGGTGTCCGCATTCCGACCATTTGTTTCTCAGGTCACCGTCGTTATCCACTTGGATCCAATGACCCTGCTCTTGAAGCTAAGTCTTTAGAAACCATGAAACAGTGTATCGAACTGGCTCAGGACTTGGGTGTCCGTGTCATCCAGTTGGCTGGTTACGATGTTTACTATGAGGAAAAATCACCTGAAACTAGAGAACGTTTCATCAAGAATCTCCGCAAGGCTTGCGACTGGGCAGAACAGGCTCAGGTCATGTTGGCTATCGAGATTATGGATGATCCATTTATCAACTCTATTGAAAAATACCTAGCCGTTGAAAAAGAAATCGACTCGCCTTATCTCTTTGTCTACCCAGATACGGGAAACGTGTCTGCTTGGCACAATGACATTTACAGCGAATTTTATCTGGGACACCGTTCTATCGCAGCCCTTCACCTCAAGGATACCTATGCGGTAACTGAAAATTCCAAAGGTCAATTCCGTGATGTCCCATTCGGTCAGGGCTGTGTGGACTGGGACAATATGTTTGCAGTCTTGAAAAAGACCAACTACCAAGGTCCATTCTTGATTGAAATGTGGTCAGAAAATTGCGAAACGGTTGAGGAAACACGAGCAGCGATTAAAGAGGCACAGGATTTCCTCTATCCATTGATTGAGAAAGCGGGGTTGAACTAA
- the ulaD gene encoding 3-dehydro-L-gulonate-6-phosphate decarboxylase UlaD (catalyzes the formation of L-xylulose-5-phosphate from 3-keto-L-gulonate-6-phosphate in anaerobic L-ascorbate utilization): MTKHIPNLQVALDHSDLQGAIKAAVSVGHEVDVIEAGTVCLLQVGSELVEVLRSLFPDKIIVADTKCADAGGTVAKNNAVRGADWMTCICSATIPTMEAALKAIKEVRGDKGEIQIELYGDWTFEQAQLWLDAGISQAIYHQSRDALLAGETWGEKDLNKVKKLVDMGFRVSVTGGLDVDTLKLFEGVEVFTFIAGRGITEAADPAAAAREFKDEIRRIWG, translated from the coding sequence ATGACAAAACATATCCCAAATTTACAGGTTGCATTGGATCACTCAGATTTGCAGGGAGCGATTAAGGCAGCTGTGTCTGTTGGTCATGAAGTTGACGTGATTGAAGCAGGTACGGTTTGCTTGCTCCAAGTTGGTAGCGAATTGGTGGAAGTTCTTCGCAGCCTTTTCCCAGACAAGATTATCGTTGCAGATACCAAGTGTGCGGATGCTGGTGGTACGGTGGCTAAAAATAATGCCGTTCGTGGTGCGGACTGGATGACTTGTATTTGTTCTGCGACCATTCCAACCATGGAAGCTGCTTTGAAGGCTATCAAGGAAGTGCGTGGTGACAAGGGTGAAATCCAAATCGAGCTCTACGGTGATTGGACGTTTGAACAGGCTCAACTCTGGTTGGACGCAGGTATTTCCCAAGCGATTTACCACCAATCTCGTGACGCCCTTCTTGCTGGCGAAACGTGGGGCGAAAAAGACCTCAATAAAGTGAAAAAATTGGTTGACATGGGCTTCCGTGTTTCTGTAACAGGTGGTCTTGATGTGGATACACTCAAACTCTTTGAGGGTGTAGAAGTCTTCACCTTTATCGCAGGTCGCGGTATTACAGAAGCAGCAGATCCAGCAGCAGCGGCACGTGAATTTAAAGACGAAATCCGTCGTATCTGGGGGTAA
- a CDS encoding PTS ascorbate transporter subunit IIA (phosphoenolpyruvate-dependent sugar phosphotransferase system; functions with enzymes IIB (sgaB; ulaB) and IIC (sgaT; ulaA) enzyme I and HPr for anaerobic utilization and uptake of L-ascorbate; sgaTBA are regulated by yifQ as well as Crp and Fnr; IIB is phosphorylated by IIA and then transfers the phosphoryl group to the sugar; IIC forms the translocation channel) → MNLQKSFTENNSIRLGLTAETWQEAVHKAVEPLIESGAATEEYYDAIIASTEEYGPYYVLMPGMAMPHAQAGVGVLKDSFALITLTKPVAFSDGKEVSVLLTLAATDPKIHTSVAIPQIIALFELENSIERLIACKTPEEVLAMVEESKNSPYLEGLDLDS, encoded by the coding sequence ATGAATTTACAAAAATCATTTACGGAAAATAATTCCATTCGCTTGGGATTGACAGCGGAAACCTGGCAGGAAGCTGTTCACAAGGCTGTTGAGCCCTTGATTGAAAGTGGCGCTGCGACAGAAGAATACTATGATGCCATCATTGCATCGACAGAAGAATATGGTCCCTATTATGTGCTCATGCCAGGTATGGCTATGCCACATGCCCAGGCTGGTGTCGGTGTTTTGAAAGATTCCTTTGCCTTGATTACCTTGACAAAACCAGTAGCCTTTTCAGATGGTAAAGAGGTTTCTGTCCTATTGACCTTGGCTGCGACAGATCCAAAAATCCATACTTCAGTAGCTATTCCGCAGATTATCGCCCTCTTCGAATTGGAAAATTCAATCGAGCGTTTGATTGCCTGCAAAACTCCAGAAGAAGTATTGGCAATGGTGGAAGAATCAAAAAATAGCCCATATTTAGAAGGTTTAGACTTGGATAGCTAG
- a CDS encoding PTS ascorbate transporter subunit IIB (phosphoenolpyruvate-dependent sugar phosphotransferase system; functions with enzymes IIC (sgaT; ulaA) and IIA (sgaA; ulaC) enzyme I and HPr for anaerobic utilization and uptake of L-ascorbate; sgaTBA are regulated by yifQ as well as Crp and Fnr; IIB is phosphorylated by IIA and then transfers the phosphoryl group to the sugar; IIC forms the translocation channel) codes for MVKVLTACGNGMGSSMVIKMKVENALRQLGVTDFQSASCSVGEAKGLAAGYDIVVASNHLISELEGRTKGHLVGLDNLMDDNEIKTKLQAVL; via the coding sequence ATGGTTAAAGTATTAACTGCTTGTGGTAACGGCATGGGTTCATCTATGGTCATCAAGATGAAGGTAGAAAACGCCCTTCGTCAACTCGGCGTAACAGATTTTCAATCAGCTTCTTGCTCAGTCGGTGAAGCAAAAGGTTTAGCGGCGGGATATGATATCGTAGTTGCTTCAAATCACTTGATTTCTGAGTTGGAAGGTCGCACGAAAGGTCATTTGGTTGGTCTTGACAACCTGATGGACGACAACGAAATCAAAACAAAATTACAAGCAGTGCTATAA